A window of the Actinobacillus genomosp. 1 genome harbors these coding sequences:
- a CDS encoding uroporphyrinogen-III synthase, producing the protein MNVLITRPDHRGQELVELLNQHQIFAIHQPLFTIEAGAELPQLPSVMSRLNTGDYVFAVSKHAIDFASETLIQTGFHYRTDLKYFAVGRHSAAYFSAKTENPTYYPISSENSEGLLELPEMQILDGKNILILRAEKGRDFFAEQASLRGANIQYLECYRRQYLADSITEKMSLCKRAGIDSIIVTSTDILSTLYEQTAEDDRQWLIECRLIVVSTRIAQLAYKLGWSRNKVLLSEKADNNSLLESVLKFIDKSN; encoded by the coding sequence ATGAATGTGTTAATTACTCGCCCGGATCATCGAGGGCAGGAATTAGTGGAACTGTTGAATCAGCATCAAATTTTTGCGATTCATCAGCCGTTATTTACGATTGAGGCTGGGGCGGAACTTCCTCAGCTCCCGTCGGTAATGTCTCGTTTGAATACCGGTGATTATGTATTTGCCGTGTCTAAGCATGCGATTGATTTTGCCTCGGAAACATTAATACAGACAGGGTTTCATTATCGTACGGATTTGAAATATTTTGCGGTAGGTCGGCATTCGGCCGCTTATTTTTCAGCAAAAACAGAGAATCCGACTTACTATCCGATCTCTTCCGAAAATAGTGAGGGGTTACTTGAATTGCCTGAAATGCAAATATTAGATGGAAAAAATATTTTAATATTGCGGGCGGAAAAAGGGCGAGATTTTTTTGCGGAACAAGCAAGCTTACGAGGAGCAAATATTCAATATTTAGAATGTTATCGCCGTCAATATTTAGCAGATAGCATTACGGAAAAAATGAGTTTGTGTAAACGCGCCGGCATTGATAGTATTATTGTAACCAGTACGGATATCTTAAGCACTTTATATGAACAAACGGCGGAAGACGATCGTCAGTGGTTGATTGAATGTCGTTTAATCGTCGTCAGCACTCGTATTGCTCAACTGGCGTATAAATTAGGTTGGAGTAGAAATAAGGTTCTACTTTCAGAAAAAGCAGACAATAATAGTCTGTTAGAGAGCGTATTGAAATTTATCGACAAATCTAACTAA
- the hemC gene encoding hydroxymethylbilane synthase, protein MKDTLRIATRQSPLALWQANFVKDELEKRFPDLSVELVTMVTKGDVILDTPLAKIGGKGLFVKELELALLENRADIAVHSMKDVPMTFPEGLGLAVICEREDPRDAFVSNQYQNLDELPAGAVVGTSSLRRQCQLMAKYPHLEVKSLRGNVGTRLSKLDHGEYDAIILASAGLIRLGMAERIRSFISIDQSLPAAGQGAVGIETRVNDERVLNYLATLNHNPTACCVIAERAMNTRLQGGCQVPIGGFATLNGNEITLNALVGALDGSSIIRASGVAAIEQAEQLGISVAEQLLAQGADKILEEVYKDA, encoded by the coding sequence ATGAAAGACACCTTACGTATTGCAACTCGTCAAAGTCCTTTGGCATTATGGCAAGCAAATTTTGTGAAAGATGAATTAGAAAAACGTTTTCCGGATCTCTCTGTCGAATTAGTCACTATGGTGACTAAAGGTGATGTGATTTTAGATACTCCGTTAGCTAAAATCGGTGGAAAAGGTTTATTTGTAAAAGAATTGGAATTAGCGCTGTTAGAAAATCGAGCGGATATTGCGGTACATTCGATGAAAGATGTGCCGATGACTTTCCCGGAAGGTTTAGGATTAGCGGTGATCTGCGAGCGAGAAGATCCGCGTGATGCCTTTGTTTCAAATCAATATCAGAATTTAGATGAATTGCCGGCGGGAGCCGTTGTGGGGACATCCAGCTTACGCCGTCAGTGCCAATTAATGGCAAAATATCCGCATTTAGAAGTAAAATCTTTACGTGGTAATGTGGGGACTCGATTATCTAAGTTAGATCATGGAGAATACGATGCGATTATTTTGGCATCTGCAGGTTTGATTCGTTTAGGAATGGCTGAACGTATTCGTAGTTTTATTTCCATTGATCAGTCTTTACCGGCTGCAGGGCAGGGGGCTGTAGGAATTGAAACTCGAGTTAATGACGAACGTGTTTTAAATTATCTTGCAACATTAAACCATAATCCGACCGCTTGTTGCGTTATCGCAGAACGTGCAATGAATACTCGTTTACAAGGCGGATGCCAGGTTCCGATTGGTGGTTTTGCAACATTAAACGGCAATGAAATTACCTTAAATGCTTTAGTCGGCGCACTGGACGGTTCAAGTATCATTCGTGCATCCGGTGTTGCAGCAATAGAGCAAGCGGAACAGCTTGGAATATCTGTTGCCGAACAACTTTTGGCGCAAGGTGCGGATAAGATTCTCGAAGAAGTATATAAAGACGCATAA
- the adhE gene encoding bifunctional acetaldehyde-CoA/alcohol dehydrogenase yields the protein MANNAKNAQPYDAQAEVNELVENGLKALDEFRQLNQEQVDYIVAKASVAALDKHGVLAMHAYEETGRGVFEDKATKNLFACEYVVNNMRHLKTAGVISEDDVTGITEIADPVGVVCGITPTTNPTSTTIFKALIALKTRNPIVFAFHPSAQQSSAHAAQVVYDAAIAAGAPKNCVQWIKTPSMEGTSALMKHPGIATILATGGNAMVEAAYSCGKPALGVGAGNVPAYVEKTAKLEQAVYDIVMSKSFDNGMICASEQAAIVDKEIYADFVKEMQSYGVYLVNKKEKALLEKFIFGVDKAKDENCAGAKLNAAVVGKPAAWIAEQAGFNVPPKTNILLAECAFVGEGEPLTREKLSPVLALLKSNSTEHGLELSEAMVNFHGLGHSAAIHTQNTELAKTFGERVKAIRVIWNSPSTFGGIGDVYNSFLPSLTLGCGSYGKNSVSNNVSAVNLINIKRVGRRRNNMQWFKVPSKIYFERDSIQYLKSMKDAEKVMIVTDRSMVDLGFVDRITDQLRQRRNKVMIQLFTDVEPNPSLQTVQRGTELMRSFQPDTIIALGGGSPMDAAKVMWLFYEQPEVDFRDLVQKFMDIRKRAFKFPQLGRKAKFVGIPTTSGTGSEVTPFAVITDGDIKYPLADYSLTPTIAIVDPALVMSVPAHVAADTGLDVLTHATEAYTSILANDYTDGLALQAIKLVFENLEKSVKEFDEVAREKMHNASTMAGMAFANAFLGICHSMAHKIGGKFHTIHGRTNAILLPHVIRYNGTRPTKVATWPKYTNYVADKRFQDIARILGLPAATPEEAVESYAKAVHDLAVRCGVKMSLREQGIDEQEFLAARRELALNAFEDQCTPANPRLAMVEDMEELMTKAYYGK from the coding sequence ATGGCTAACAATGCAAAAAATGCACAACCATATGATGCTCAAGCAGAAGTAAACGAGCTTGTTGAAAACGGTTTAAAAGCGTTAGACGAATTTCGTCAGCTTAACCAAGAACAAGTGGATTACATTGTCGCAAAAGCCTCTGTGGCGGCACTGGATAAACATGGCGTACTCGCAATGCACGCTTATGAAGAAACCGGTCGAGGTGTATTTGAAGACAAAGCGACTAAAAACCTGTTTGCTTGTGAATATGTCGTCAATAATATGCGCCATTTAAAGACCGCAGGTGTAATTAGTGAAGATGATGTAACCGGCATTACCGAAATTGCCGACCCGGTTGGGGTAGTATGCGGTATAACACCGACAACAAACCCGACCTCCACCACTATCTTCAAAGCGTTAATCGCCCTCAAAACTCGTAACCCAATCGTTTTTGCCTTCCATCCTTCCGCACAACAATCATCCGCTCATGCCGCTCAAGTTGTTTATGATGCCGCAATTGCCGCCGGCGCACCAAAAAATTGTGTTCAATGGATTAAAACTCCATCAATGGAAGGTACTTCAGCATTAATGAAACATCCGGGTATTGCAACCATTCTTGCAACAGGTGGTAACGCTATGGTTGAAGCTGCATATTCGTGCGGTAAACCGGCATTAGGCGTAGGGGCGGGTAACGTACCGGCTTATGTTGAAAAAACCGCAAAATTAGAGCAAGCAGTTTACGACATCGTGATGTCAAAATCTTTTGACAACGGTATGATTTGTGCGTCTGAACAAGCGGCAATTGTCGATAAAGAAATTTACGCGGATTTCGTTAAAGAAATGCAATCTTACGGCGTATATCTGGTAAATAAAAAAGAAAAAGCTCTCTTAGAAAAATTCATTTTCGGCGTGGATAAAGCGAAAGACGAAAACTGTGCTGGTGCAAAATTAAATGCGGCGGTCGTAGGTAAACCGGCTGCGTGGATTGCCGAACAAGCAGGTTTCAACGTGCCGCCAAAAACGAATATCTTACTTGCAGAATGTGCATTTGTCGGTGAAGGTGAACCGCTTACCCGTGAGAAATTATCACCGGTACTTGCATTGTTAAAATCAAACTCAACCGAACACGGTTTAGAACTTTCCGAAGCGATGGTGAACTTCCACGGTTTAGGTCACTCAGCGGCGATTCATACTCAAAATACCGAATTAGCCAAAACATTTGGTGAACGTGTTAAAGCGATTCGTGTGATTTGGAACTCACCTTCAACATTCGGCGGTATCGGTGACGTGTATAACTCATTCCTTCCGTCCCTCACATTAGGTTGTGGTTCTTACGGTAAAAACTCCGTAAGTAACAACGTAAGTGCGGTGAACTTAATTAATATTAAACGTGTGGGCAGACGGAGAAACAATATGCAATGGTTTAAAGTTCCATCAAAAATCTACTTTGAGCGTGATTCAATTCAATATCTCAAATCAATGAAAGATGCGGAAAAAGTGATGATCGTGACCGACCGCTCAATGGTAGATCTCGGTTTTGTTGATAGAATTACCGACCAATTACGCCAACGTCGTAATAAAGTGATGATTCAGTTATTTACCGATGTTGAACCGAATCCAAGTTTACAAACCGTACAACGCGGGACGGAACTTATGCGTAGCTTCCAACCGGATACCATTATTGCCTTAGGCGGCGGCTCGCCGATGGATGCGGCAAAAGTAATGTGGTTATTCTATGAACAACCGGAAGTGGATTTCCGTGATTTAGTTCAGAAATTTATGGATATTCGTAAACGTGCGTTCAAATTCCCGCAATTAGGTCGTAAAGCGAAATTTGTCGGTATCCCGACCACATCCGGTACCGGTTCCGAAGTCACGCCGTTTGCCGTGATTACTGACGGTGATATTAAATATCCGTTGGCCGACTACTCTCTCACGCCGACAATTGCGATTGTAGATCCTGCATTAGTGATGTCAGTGCCGGCTCATGTTGCAGCGGATACCGGTTTAGACGTATTAACTCACGCAACAGAGGCTTACACTTCAATTCTTGCCAACGACTACACCGACGGTTTAGCGTTACAGGCAATTAAACTGGTATTCGAAAATTTAGAAAAATCCGTGAAAGAATTTGATGAAGTCGCTCGCGAGAAAATGCACAATGCTTCAACTATGGCAGGTATGGCGTTTGCAAACGCATTCTTAGGTATTTGTCACTCAATGGCGCATAAAATCGGCGGTAAATTCCACACGATTCACGGTCGTACCAATGCGATTTTATTACCGCACGTAATTCGTTATAACGGTACTCGCCCGACTAAAGTGGCAACTTGGCCGAAATATACTAACTATGTTGCGGATAAACGTTTCCAAGATATCGCACGTATCTTAGGGTTACCGGCGGCAACGCCGGAAGAAGCGGTGGAATCTTACGCTAAAGCGGTACATGATTTAGCAGTACGTTGTGGCGTGAAAATGTCGTTACGTGAGCAAGGTATTGACGAACAAGAGTTCTTAGCGGCACGTCGTGAGCTTGCATTAAATGCCTTCGAAGACCAATGTACGCCGGCGAATCCTCGTCTTGCTATGGTCGAAGATATGGAAGAGTTAATGACAAAAGCTTACTATGGTAAATAA
- the groL gene encoding chaperonin GroEL (60 kDa chaperone family; promotes refolding of misfolded polypeptides especially under stressful conditions; forms two stacked rings of heptamers to form a barrel-shaped 14mer; ends can be capped by GroES; misfolded proteins enter the barrel where they are refolded when GroES binds) — MAAKDVKFGNDARVKMLKGVNVLADAVKVTLGPKGRNVVLDKAYGAPTITKDGVSVAREIELEDKFENMGAQMVKEVASKANDAAGDGTTTATVLAQAIVNEGLKAVAAGMNPMDLKRGIDKAVVAVVEELKAISKPCETSKEIEQVGTISANSDETVGKLIAQAMEKVGKEGVITVEDGTGLDDALDVVEGMQFDRGYLSPYFINKPEAGTVELENPYIILVDKKISNIREILPVLEAVAKAGKPLLIVAEDIEGEALATLVVNTMRGIVKVAAVKAPGFGDRRKAMLQDIAILTAGTVISEEIGMELEKATLEELGQAKRVVITKDNTTIIDGIGDESQIKARVAQIRQQIEDSTSDYDKEKLQERVAKLAGGVAVIKVGAATEVAMKEKKDRVDDALHATRAAVEEGIVPGGGVALVRAASKVAETLKGENEEQNVGIKLALRAMEAPLRQIVTNAGEEASVVARNVKDGNGNYGYNAGTEQYGDMLEMGILDPTKVTRSALQFAASIAGLMITTECMITDLPKDEKLDPAAAMGGMGGMGGMM; from the coding sequence ATGGCAGCAAAAGACGTTAAATTCGGTAATGACGCACGTGTAAAAATGCTTAAAGGCGTGAATGTATTAGCCGATGCGGTAAAAGTAACTTTAGGTCCTAAAGGTCGTAACGTAGTATTAGATAAAGCCTACGGTGCGCCGACGATTACTAAAGACGGTGTGTCGGTCGCACGTGAGATCGAATTAGAAGATAAATTCGAAAATATGGGCGCACAGATGGTAAAAGAAGTGGCGTCAAAAGCAAACGATGCGGCCGGTGACGGTACGACAACCGCGACTGTTCTTGCGCAAGCAATCGTAAATGAAGGCTTAAAAGCAGTAGCGGCAGGTATGAATCCGATGGATTTAAAACGTGGTATCGATAAAGCGGTTGTTGCTGTAGTGGAAGAACTAAAAGCGATTTCTAAACCGTGCGAAACTTCAAAAGAGATTGAGCAAGTAGGTACTATTTCGGCCAACTCTGATGAAACCGTGGGTAAATTAATTGCGCAAGCAATGGAAAAAGTGGGTAAAGAAGGCGTTATCACCGTTGAAGACGGTACAGGTTTAGATGATGCGTTAGATGTGGTAGAGGGTATGCAATTTGACCGTGGTTACCTTTCTCCATACTTCATCAACAAACCGGAAGCAGGTACGGTTGAGTTAGAGAACCCATATATTATTTTAGTTGATAAAAAAATCAGTAACATTCGTGAAATCTTACCGGTATTAGAAGCGGTAGCAAAAGCAGGTAAACCGTTATTAATCGTAGCGGAAGATATCGAAGGCGAAGCGTTAGCAACATTAGTTGTGAATACAATGCGTGGTATCGTGAAAGTGGCTGCAGTAAAAGCACCGGGCTTTGGCGATCGTCGTAAAGCAATGTTACAAGATATTGCAATCTTAACCGCAGGTACCGTGATTTCTGAAGAAATCGGTATGGAGCTTGAGAAAGCGACACTTGAAGAATTAGGTCAAGCAAAACGTGTTGTGATTACTAAAGACAATACAACCATTATTGACGGTATCGGAGATGAATCACAAATCAAAGCACGTGTAGCACAAATTCGCCAACAAATTGAAGATTCAACATCAGATTACGATAAAGAGAAACTTCAAGAACGTGTTGCAAAATTAGCCGGTGGTGTTGCGGTAATTAAAGTTGGTGCGGCAACAGAAGTGGCGATGAAAGAGAAAAAAGATCGTGTTGATGACGCATTACACGCAACTCGTGCGGCAGTTGAAGAAGGTATCGTACCGGGAGGCGGTGTTGCATTAGTGCGTGCTGCTTCTAAAGTAGCTGAAACTTTAAAAGGCGAAAATGAAGAGCAAAATGTCGGTATCAAACTTGCACTTCGTGCGATGGAAGCACCGCTTCGCCAAATCGTGACTAACGCAGGTGAAGAAGCATCAGTTGTGGCTCGCAATGTGAAAGACGGTAACGGTAACTACGGTTATAATGCCGGTACGGAACAGTACGGCGATATGCTTGAAATGGGTATCTTAGATCCGACTAAAGTAACTCGTTCTGCATTACAATTTGCGGCATCAATCGCAGGTTTAATGATTACTACAGAATGTATGATCACAGATTTACCGAAAGATGAAAAATTAGATCCTGCAGCTGCAATGGGCGGCATGGGTGGTATGGGCGGAATGATGTAA
- a CDS encoding co-chaperone GroES, whose product MTLRPLHDKVILKREEVETRSAGGIVLTGSAATKSTRGKVIAVGTGRLLENGSVQALAVKVGDVVIFNEGYGVKSEKIDGEEVLILSENDILAIVE is encoded by the coding sequence ATGACTCTTCGTCCATTACACGATAAAGTGATTTTAAAACGTGAAGAAGTAGAAACACGTTCGGCAGGTGGTATCGTTTTAACCGGCTCAGCGGCAACAAAATCTACTCGCGGTAAAGTAATTGCAGTAGGTACAGGCCGTTTATTAGAAAATGGTTCAGTACAAGCGTTAGCGGTGAAGGTTGGCGATGTCGTTATTTTTAACGAAGGTTACGGGGTAAAATCAGAAAAAATTGACGGTGAAGAAGTGTTAATTCTTTCTGAAAACGATATTTTAGCAATCGTAGAGTAG
- the mutT gene encoding 8-oxo-dGTP diphosphatase MutT, with amino-acid sequence MNKPTIQVAAGIIRNEFGQIYLTQRLEGQDFAQALEFPGGKVDTGETPEEALKRELEEEIGIHVLSAFPYESFRFDYPTKVIEFFFYLVEEWVGEPFGREGQEGFWVAQADLDESEFPPANSRLIQRLKSET; translated from the coding sequence ATGAATAAGCCCACAATCCAAGTTGCAGCCGGCATTATCCGCAATGAATTTGGACAGATTTATTTAACTCAAAGGCTCGAAGGGCAAGATTTTGCACAAGCATTGGAATTTCCCGGTGGGAAAGTCGATACGGGAGAAACACCGGAAGAGGCATTAAAACGTGAGTTGGAAGAAGAAATCGGGATTCACGTGTTAAGTGCTTTCCCTTATGAGTCGTTCCGTTTTGATTATCCGACCAAAGTGATTGAGTTTTTCTTCTATTTAGTGGAAGAATGGGTTGGTGAACCGTTTGGACGTGAAGGCCAAGAAGGCTTTTGGGTTGCTCAAGCGGATTTAGATGAGAGCGAATTTCCGCCGGCAAATAGCCGTTTAATCCAACGCTTAAAATCCGAAACTTAA
- the secA gene encoding preprotein translocase subunit SecA, protein MISKIITSIFGSSNDRTLKRLRKRVAQINKLEPAFEKLTDEELQAKTAEFKQRLADGASLDSLLNEAFATVREASRRVMGMRHFDVQLIGGMVLTNRNIAEMRTGEGKTLTATLPCYLNALTGKGVHVVTVNDYLARRDAETNRPLFEFLGLTVAVNVPGLPNEVKREAYKADITYSTNSELGFDYLRDNLAHAKEDRFQRELHYALVDEVDSILIDEARTPLIISGPAEDATQIYQAIDTIIPHLIQQDKEDTEEYTGEGDFTLDLKNKQAHLTERGMVKVEGILTEMGLMQEGETLYHPARIALLHHVYAALRAHKLFELDVDYIVKDGEVVIIDEHTGRTMAGRRWSDGLHQAIEAKEKVNIQGENQTVASITYQNYFRLYEKLAGMTGTADTEAFEFQQIYGLDTIVIPTNKPVIRDDRTDLMFKSEPEKFAAIIKDIQECIARQQPVLVGTASVEKSELLSAELTKAGIAHNVLNAKFHAQEAEIVAEAGAPGAVTIATNMAGRGTDIVLGGNWKAEIAKLENPTEEQIEAIKAAWKERYDIVMKAGGLHIIGTERHESRRIDNQLRGRSGRQGDPGSSRFYLSLDDALMRIYLNEGKLNMMRKAFTEEGEAMESKLLTKVIASAQAKVEAHNFDGRKNLLQYDDVANEQRKAIYEQRNYLLETDDISAMIETIRSDVFNRVIDQFIPPQSIEDMWDVAGLEEALKRQFGMELPVQHWLEQENDLHEETLRERIIDIAKQEYQAKEEKVGAEVMRNFEKGVMLQNLDELWKEHLSAMDYLRKGIHLRGYAQKDPKQEYKKESFEMFTNMLDLLKSNVISVLSRIQVRSQEEIEEAQRQQEAMAQAESEGYRTENNQAEDQQTAELTEEQLANLDIGRNDPCPCGSGKKYKHCHGSKARYA, encoded by the coding sequence ATGATTTCAAAAATTATCACTTCAATTTTCGGTTCAAGCAATGATCGTACATTAAAACGTTTAAGAAAACGTGTTGCGCAAATTAATAAACTTGAGCCGGCATTTGAAAAATTAACCGATGAAGAATTACAAGCGAAAACCGCAGAATTTAAGCAGCGTTTAGCTGACGGCGCAAGCCTTGATAGCTTATTGAACGAAGCGTTCGCCACCGTACGTGAGGCAAGCCGCCGTGTAATGGGAATGCGCCATTTTGACGTGCAATTAATCGGCGGTATGGTATTAACTAACCGTAATATCGCAGAGATGCGTACCGGTGAAGGTAAAACTTTAACCGCAACTTTGCCTTGCTATTTAAATGCGCTGACCGGTAAAGGCGTACACGTTGTAACCGTGAACGATTATCTTGCACGCCGTGATGCGGAAACAAACCGACCGTTATTTGAGTTTTTAGGTTTAACTGTGGCGGTTAATGTTCCGGGGCTCCCGAACGAAGTCAAACGCGAAGCGTATAAAGCGGATATTACCTACTCAACTAACAGCGAATTAGGCTTTGACTATTTACGTGATAACCTTGCGCACGCAAAAGAAGATCGTTTCCAACGCGAATTACACTATGCGTTAGTGGATGAGGTGGATTCGATCTTAATTGATGAAGCACGTACGCCGTTAATTATTTCAGGTCCGGCGGAAGATGCGACTCAAATCTATCAAGCGATTGATACGATTATTCCGCATTTGATTCAGCAAGATAAAGAAGACACCGAAGAATATACCGGTGAAGGCGATTTCACCTTAGATCTGAAAAATAAACAGGCGCATTTAACTGAGCGTGGTATGGTGAAAGTAGAAGGCATTTTGACTGAAATGGGCTTAATGCAAGAGGGCGAAACACTTTATCATCCGGCTCGTATCGCTTTATTACATCATGTTTATGCAGCGTTACGTGCGCATAAATTATTTGAATTAGATGTAGATTACATCGTAAAAGACGGTGAAGTAGTGATTATTGATGAACACACCGGTCGTACAATGGCGGGTCGTCGTTGGTCTGACGGTTTACACCAAGCGATTGAAGCGAAAGAAAAAGTTAATATTCAAGGTGAGAACCAAACCGTTGCGTCTATCACATATCAGAACTATTTCCGTTTATATGAAAAATTAGCCGGAATGACCGGTACGGCGGATACGGAAGCCTTTGAATTCCAACAAATTTACGGTTTGGATACGATTGTGATTCCAACCAATAAACCGGTTATTCGTGATGACCGTACCGACTTAATGTTTAAAAGCGAGCCGGAAAAATTTGCCGCAATTATCAAAGATATTCAAGAGTGTATAGCGCGCCAACAACCGGTATTAGTGGGGACGGCATCGGTTGAAAAATCGGAGCTTTTATCGGCGGAATTAACTAAAGCCGGTATCGCTCATAATGTTCTAAATGCGAAATTCCACGCCCAAGAAGCGGAAATCGTAGCGGAAGCTGGGGCGCCGGGAGCGGTAACCATTGCAACCAATATGGCGGGGCGTGGTACGGATATCGTATTAGGCGGTAATTGGAAAGCGGAAATTGCGAAGTTGGAAAATCCGACCGAAGAGCAAATCGAAGCGATCAAAGCGGCTTGGAAAGAGCGTTATGACATCGTAATGAAAGCGGGCGGTTTACATATTATCGGTACCGAGCGTCACGAGTCTCGCCGTATCGACAACCAATTACGCGGCCGTTCCGGTCGTCAAGGTGATCCGGGTTCGTCTCGTTTCTATTTATCTTTAGACGATGCGTTAATGCGTATTTACCTGAATGAAGGTAAATTAAATATGATGCGTAAAGCTTTCACCGAAGAAGGGGAAGCGATGGAATCGAAATTACTGACTAAAGTGATCGCATCGGCACAAGCGAAAGTGGAAGCGCATAACTTCGACGGGCGTAAGAACTTATTACAATACGATGATGTTGCGAATGAACAACGTAAAGCGATTTACGAACAACGTAACTATTTGCTTGAAACCGATGATATTTCCGCAATGATTGAAACCATTCGTAGCGATGTATTCAATCGTGTGATTGATCAGTTCATTCCGCCGCAATCCATTGAAGATATGTGGGATGTTGCCGGCTTAGAAGAAGCGTTAAAACGTCAATTCGGTATGGAATTACCTGTTCAACATTGGTTAGAGCAAGAGAATGACTTACACGAAGAAACTTTACGTGAGCGTATTATTGATATTGCGAAACAAGAATATCAAGCGAAAGAAGAGAAAGTCGGTGCGGAAGTGATGCGTAACTTCGAAAAAGGCGTGATGTTACAGAACTTAGATGAACTTTGGAAAGAGCATCTTTCGGCAATGGATTACTTACGTAAAGGTATTCACTTACGAGGCTATGCACAAAAAGATCCGAAACAAGAATATAAGAAAGAATCATTCGAAATGTTTACCAATATGCTCGATTTGTTGAAATCTAATGTGATTAGCGTGTTAAGCCGTATTCAAGTGCGTAGCCAAGAAGAAATTGAAGAAGCGCAACGTCAGCAAGAAGCGATGGCGCAAGCGGAATCGGAAGGTTATCGTACTGAAAATAATCAGGCGGAAGATCAACAAACGGCAGAATTAACGGAAGAACAGTTAGCGAATTTGGATATCGGTCGGAATGATCCTTGTCCTTGCGGTTCCGGCAAAAAATACAAACATTGCCACGGCAGTAAAGCCAGATATGCATAA
- the secM gene encoding secA translation cis-regulator SecM codes for MFLMTLFRHFHKAPFWSQLVLGLVAIFALPEIQTTLNRENEQNTVINQLVTQYTQVSEENEQQTLFIAERHLAQQNTTLQAVVFCKILTKSYRFDGDDNHPIRAGPIA; via the coding sequence ATGTTTTTAATGACTTTATTTCGACATTTTCATAAAGCGCCTTTTTGGTCGCAACTTGTTCTCGGACTTGTTGCGATTTTTGCGTTACCTGAAATTCAGACAACGCTCAATCGTGAAAATGAGCAAAATACCGTTATTAATCAATTAGTCACGCAATATACGCAAGTTTCCGAAGAGAACGAACAGCAAACGCTTTTTATTGCAGAACGCCATTTGGCGCAGCAGAATACGACATTACAAGCGGTTGTTTTTTGCAAAATTCTCACCAAATCTTACCGCTTTGACGGTGATGACAACCATCCTATTCGAGCGGGACCAATTGCCTAA
- a CDS encoding DciA family protein: MKNSTIQNITEVLQNSSLSRIVQRANELNLLNQKIQNLLPKQYRGLYRIVNLVDNCLIFEVQNATIRQGLLLQRTLLLELIRLDFPTVTELQFKVSPSFKHF, translated from the coding sequence ATGAAAAATTCAACAATACAAAATATCACCGAGGTTTTACAGAACTCAAGTCTATCGCGTATTGTCCAACGGGCTAACGAGTTAAATTTACTGAATCAGAAAATTCAAAATTTATTACCTAAGCAGTACCGTGGGCTTTACCGTATTGTAAATTTAGTTGATAATTGCCTTATCTTTGAGGTGCAAAATGCAACGATACGCCAAGGACTGCTGTTGCAAAGAACCTTATTACTTGAACTCATTCGCTTAGATTTTCCAACTGTCACAGAGCTTCAATTCAAGGTGAGTCCGAGTTTTAAACATTTTTAA
- a CDS encoding copper resistance protein NlpE, with product MKKIALVAFSMALGACSLLPQKPVVGTFQGDLPCADCEKIQAELILGNNNSYQYNTVYVKNGKQYPFTDKGTYIWEQNKRGVIRLEKDSGSLAFKVSDTQAEICDANGNPAKIANSPYVLHKVK from the coding sequence ATGAAAAAAATTGCTTTAGTTGCATTTAGTATGGCGTTAGGAGCATGTTCATTATTACCTCAAAAACCAGTAGTAGGCACATTCCAAGGCGATTTGCCTTGTGCCGATTGCGAAAAAATCCAAGCGGAATTAATTTTAGGCAACAATAATAGTTATCAATATAACACCGTCTATGTAAAAAACGGCAAACAGTATCCGTTTACCGATAAAGGTACTTACATTTGGGAACAAAATAAACGCGGTGTGATTCGTTTAGAAAAAGACTCCGGTTCTCTTGCGTTTAAAGTAAGTGATACCCAAGCCGAAATTTGTGACGCCAATGGAAATCCGGCTAAAATTGCCAACAGTCCGTATGTGTTACACAAAGTGAAATAA